From a single Miscanthus floridulus cultivar M001 chromosome 8, ASM1932011v1, whole genome shotgun sequence genomic region:
- the LOC136475729 gene encoding large ribosomal subunit protein eL43z isoform X2: MTKRTKKAGIVGKYGTRYGASLRKQIKKMEVSQHSKYFCEFCGKFAVKRKAVGIWGCKDCGKVKAGGAYTMNTASAVTVRSTIRRLREQTEA; encoded by the exons ATG ACTAAGCGCACCAAGAAGGCCGGAATTGTTGGCAAATATG GAACCAGGTATGGTGCTAGCTTGCGTAAGCAGATCAAGAAGATGGAGGTATCTCAGCATTCCAAGTACTTCTGCGAGTTCTGTGGGAAG TTTGCTGTGAAGAGGAAAGCAGTTGGAATTTGGGGATGCAAGGACTGTGGGAAGGTCAAGGCTGGCGGTGCTTACACCATGAA CACTGCTAGTGCAGTCACTGTCAGGAGCACGATCCGTCGCTTGAGGGAGCAGACTGAAGCATGA
- the LOC136475729 gene encoding large ribosomal subunit protein eL43z isoform X1 — translation MPMQTKRTKKAGIVGKYGTRYGASLRKQIKKMEVSQHSKYFCEFCGKFAVKRKAVGIWGCKDCGKVKAGGAYTMNTASAVTVRSTIRRLREQTEA, via the exons atgCCTATGCAGACTAAGCGCACCAAGAAGGCCGGAATTGTTGGCAAATATG GAACCAGGTATGGTGCTAGCTTGCGTAAGCAGATCAAGAAGATGGAGGTATCTCAGCATTCCAAGTACTTCTGCGAGTTCTGTGGGAAG TTTGCTGTGAAGAGGAAAGCAGTTGGAATTTGGGGATGCAAGGACTGTGGGAAGGTCAAGGCTGGCGGTGCTTACACCATGAA CACTGCTAGTGCAGTCACTGTCAGGAGCACGATCCGTCGCTTGAGGGAGCAGACTGAAGCATGA